The following is a genomic window from Raphanus sativus cultivar WK10039 unplaced genomic scaffold, ASM80110v3 Scaffold1005, whole genome shotgun sequence.
TCGCTCTAACGGGACACGTCTTCGATTACCTTTGTTAGGGTTTTCTTTGTCGTCTGCGAATTCTTCACACAATAATGGTAACGTAACGCGCTTTCTCCTCCTTCTGATAAAGCTTTGTTTCAAATGTCTTTTGCTTTTAGGGTTTTTGATAATTACTCTAAAGTCCCTCACTTTACTGGTAATAATGATTCAATCATATATGATTcccctttttttcttttaagcaTAAGTTGAGTAGAAGCAACCGCGACAAAGTTCAGCAGTTCGTTGCCATCACAGGAGCTAGGTTACTCCATCcatcttgtctttttttttttaaatgcggTTGCCTTGTTTGTTACGGCAAGAAACAGTAACTAGTGCCTGTATCCTTTGTAGTGAGAAGAATGCTCTGCAGACTCTTAAATCAAGCGATTGGCAGCTTGAAGCAGCTTACGATGTGTTTTACAGCAAGCCACAGCCTAGAAGCAATAATGCTGCTGGTGTTAGACGCTTGCAGGAGCTCTACAATAGATATAAAGGTTTAAGCTACTTTTTGATCAAAAGGGCAAAGGTTATAacttatattatatcatttgtTTGACGTTTCATAATATTTACATTACATTTCTGCAGACCCGTATTCTGATATGATTCTAGCTGAGGGTATCTCTGTTCTCTGTAGTGATCTTCAggtattttatctttttttatcttcttgAATATTTGATTAAGAATGATttagtttatgtcttatatTTGCTTTGATTACAACTGACttgaatctcttttttttttttcaacaggTGGAACCCCAAGACATTGTCACGGTACATTTGTTCTAGGGTTGCTCTGGGGTTTCTTTCTTGTTCATCTTCTGACATTTAATTAGTTAAATGGGTACTTACTCCAATTTTTTCAGTTGGTTCTTTCGTGGCATATGAATGCTGCTACAGCGTGTGAATTTTCCAAGGAGGAGTTTGTTGGTGGGTTACAGGCGTTAGGGTGAGTGAACTCTCTAGTCATGATGTGAAGCTGTGGCCTGTCCTGTGACCTCTTTGTTGTGGAGTTTTAACTTAAGGGTTTCTTTTTCTGATGGCAGCGTAGATTCCATTGGGAAGCTGCAGGGGAAGCTCTCATTTATGCGTTCCGAGCTTAA
Proteins encoded in this region:
- the LOC108861508 gene encoding uncharacterized protein LOC108861508; translation: MHKLSRSNRDKVQQFVAITGASEKNALQTLKSSDWQLEAAYDVFYSKPQPRSNNAAGVRRLQELYNRYKDPYSDMILAEGISVLCSDLQVEPQDIVTLVLSWHMNAATACEFSKEEFVGGLQALGVDSIGKLQGKLSFMRSELKDEQKFHEIYNFAFGWAKEKGQKSLALDTAIGMWQLLFAEREWPLLNHWCDFLQDRHNKAISKDTWEQLLEFARTVDPALSNYDAEGAWPYLIDEFVEYLYDKSIVEK